Proteins encoded by one window of Aphis gossypii isolate Hap1 chromosome X, ASM2018417v2, whole genome shotgun sequence:
- the LOC114120199 gene encoding uncharacterized protein LOC114120199 has translation MPFSLAKIAYYKCSPEDRMWYNAIPGHKLTVCIQDCCEHLLSEDPPLVNSPLPEVCFFAAQYGHYDCLRQAHLRGLPWNQNTTNVAAREGNVECLRYAHENGCNTLGDMVALIGALGSQPATLEYSLQSGFNLPPKICTMAARYGNVEVLKLLRQYDFVWDAVTTMEAARFNQMEYLVYLHEHGCVWDTTTCSAAAQNGHYEILIYAHQNGCPWDASTCTLAAMNGHIKILKYAHLNGCPWDFTTTTMAARNGHKSCLKFACRHGCVMNGMTTAAAAFGGHLDCLKYLHRHGCRWDHRTCKNAALAGQLKCLKYAHRNGCSWNSRTCQSAAEGGSLSCLKYAHQNGCKWNCRTIIGAAINGNSECFDYALKNGLKWPPRATFRIRFGEQI, from the coding sequence ATGCCGTTCAGTCTGGCGAAGATCGCGTACTACAAATGTAGCCCCGAAGACCGGATGTGGTACAACGCGATACCGGGTCACAAGTTGACGGTCTGCATACAGGACTGTTGCGAACATCTGCTTTCGGAAGACCCCCCGTTAGTGAACAGCCCGTTGCCGGAAGTGTGCTTCTTCGCTGCCCAGTACGGACACTACGACTGTCTGCGGCAGGCGCACCTCAGGGGGTTGCCATGGAACCAGAACACCACCAACGTGGCAGCCCGCGAAGGCAACGTGGAATGCTTGCGGTATGCGCACGAAAACGGGTGCAATACGCTTGGCGACATGGTGGCGTTAATCGGTGCCCTCGGCAGCCAACCGGCCACGCTCGAATACTCGTTGCAAAGCGGTTTCAATTTACCGCCCAAAATCTGCACAATGGCCGCGCGTTACGGTAACGTCGAAGTGTTGAAGCTCCTGCGCCAGTATGACTTCGTGTGGGACGCCGTAACGACCATGGAAGCCGCGCGCTTCAACCAGATGGAATACTTGGTATATTTGCATGAGCACGGTTGCGTGTGGGACACAACGACGTGCAGCGCGGCCGCCCAGAACGGACACTACGAAATCCTCATATACGCTCATCAAAACGGATGCCCGTGGGATGCGTCGACGTGCACCTTGGCCGCCATGAATGGACACATCAAAATCCTCAAATATGCCCACCTAAATGGATGTCCGTGGGACTTCACGACCACCACAATGGCCGCGCGAAACGGGCACAAGAGTTGTTTGAAGTTCGCCTGTCGGCACGGGTGCGTGATGAACGGGATGACGACCGCTGCCGCCGCATTTGGCGGTCACCTCGATTGCTTAAAATACTTGCACCGGCACGGATGTCGATGGGACCATCGCACGTGTAAGAACGCCGCGCTGGCTGGCCAACTCAAATGTTTGAAGTACGCACACCGGAATGGATGCTCGTGGAATTCGCGCACGTGTCAATCGGCTGCGGAGGGAGGCAGCTTAAGTTGCTTGAAGTACGCGCACCAGAACGGGTGTAAATGGAACTGTCGCACGATCATAGGGGCGGCCATTAACGGCAATTCGGAATGTTTCGATTACGCATTAAAAAACGGTTTGAAGTGGCCTCCGAGAGCAACCTTCCGTATTCGCTTCGGTGAGCAAATTTAG